In a single window of the Sander lucioperca isolate FBNREF2018 chromosome 19, SLUC_FBN_1.2, whole genome shotgun sequence genome:
- the knl1 gene encoding kinetochore scaffold 1 isoform X1 produces MEPLDPAKNDEGSGFTKRRISSILKAPQRSSMKFSDPVQQENVVECAKPVEKRNSRRVSFAPANNVLLFSKDGKNASPAKNPLQELITTTAAATKNRVQVAVTEDGIQQITGMETLLNAPLHASQQGQKVNFDTAGDLGEKTVIFSTDDEFMDMTHSHTINIAGDAELLPDISLQNYDPLPSRRVKTEMFTVNNGSMARNISSSVPSLDPEFEKFLASHSKQSGPSSSPVITRTKPASGAPSEEANRSLAQIKTQRANVDKENQAPTSVSAVVEKSLNTSRKIGELSYGSALCPEDDLSMDVTKAKTDSMLGFTDDDPFQCLFPTQEMYSRFDNRVSQTAEKTKQPQRSSKTLASFNPKDMTSLKNPGVHASHQRHKANLDTEDDYKEKTIMFSAGDEFMNMTQSHTVNIASSLLPPPNQNTRGKMDNASSLEERKRETCGAPGSSANALDPGFEDFLSSLSKPGASSGNPAIARTVPSAAASSKETVDTNSSLSQLQSNVGKGSQSLITSRIFEKSINGGTICPENDVSMDMTEAQTGRIIGLSASDDPFQFLFPTQDMYPHCEGLKKQEMTSGQKNSKALRSSNRAGMETALKPSLKTKVQRNPVKFDTEDDCREKPERISAYDACMDVTQSHTVNIVTGFELQSFQNVDVMPICGEKTFRLTTDDTSMDMTKCLTVNIAESVLPVKKQEDETCGLPRNRSSSARGVDPSFNKSLSKPSGPSVNPAVERMTPTAAQHGMGDSSNGRTICPEDDVNMTEAQTGRILGLPDTDDTPRCLFPTQDIYPQSGSLKKAQMTSRQQHNETLGTFRKGMDTSLVQRNQVKFDADDDCREKTVKFTADDACMDMTRSHTINIATDLKLQSHQNLDFSPAFGEKTMRFNITDAAMDVTRSHTVNIATDLKLQPHQDVDILPAGGEKTMRFNTTDAAMDVTRSHTVNIATDLKLQSHQYVDSLPAFGEKTMRFNTTDAAMDVTRSHTVNIATDLKLQSHQYVDSLPAFGEKTMRFNTTDAAMDVTRSHTVNIATDFEPQSHQDVDILPAGGEKTMRFADNDAAMDVTQCLTVNIASNSVSDSLLPRRDSNILFTHKDVDFPLSAKKTHRPRGNQSSSAHALDPGFKNSLSRKSGPWVRAVAPAAPSPQETPDTDGLLDQLKIQKPDVDTEKVALPFVSAVLEKSVNKTMTEGPEHDVSMNMTEAQTGGILEQTYTGEPPQCLSSTQDFNPDHLKKTEATPQQRNEALGSSNPGRVEIPNLPDSPDSNETGTSKEPKSKNLTCSLSQKMVNSPSAVDHDVDTAPSRKSRRMSLADIKSKVRRLSHMVSTAPDTIAMDSHTAPLPHLERDMDKTSNDKTKSLPVTEPQLEMGLVNTEENTQAQCVLQGEQPSATTTPFNLKTKQLMSRLSVGIFKAKLPQKRKPDDPKKGNSVDKHQRTVAVNVTNQLSNFVDDMSDIYNEELDSYEDMSETLDIMSPQNATEKVSASQEFDMDELLEKDVSEKDFISPVSGKKRPVPADENNVEDEKRLKVSTDVEMGFQPHVVECDSNATTVPSMTTQTTDYSNSSHTASIRCEATLESTYKQSLFESQLEDYANDVQRKLDDDTITLLEFFQLFNIDFVIHNPRQSILPGRLLSDTDRTPMDLLKDRHINRPKQMVYETDVLNLTEMVEGLKERMRDLDKPLKIVNRPLWEEVRNYSEKELKSFGAKLKERHNLFRKLSKVQSHEMKEVLYSNLVQANLKEQQRPRGMIEEADGMIKSLDDCIRELETELIAVEEKGFEDQPSLKSRQEEIQKVTEALEDNNRQISELEMQKKQTSNKLSRLKVETSNLESHVTALHMVNEWKFGEKKDNCSVYTFLYETLILQLVYEKSNGNDAANRSERKISHITLSLQLDDEKSLGNARLVHKLLSQYIEGETDWVEKYPTSRHVPQLLHDVSLVVSRCRLLGEELRRLKTWGSVRLNILNMSCVDTQVHFVFSSLKTFSQFEVIFSVSLIGQPYALQLQSFKNMIGNTTIQQIEEIVSSFSPSKNLLTKIVKKINENLLY; encoded by the exons CAGCGGCAGCCACAAAAAATAG GGTCCAGGTGGCCGTCACTGAAGATGGGATTCAACAAATTACAG GAATGGAAACCCTATTGAATGCTCCTCTACATGCTTCTCAACAAGGGCAAAAG GTCAACTTTGATACTGCGGGTGACTTAGGGGAAAAAACTGTGATATTTTCTACAGATGATGAATTCATGGACATGACCCACAGTCACACAATAAACATTGCCGGTGATGCAGAATTACTTCCAGATATTTCCCTCCAGAACTATGACCCTTTACCCTCTAGAAGAGTGAAAACGGAGATGTTCACCGTGAATAATGGATCCATGGCGAGAAACATATCCTCATCAGTGCCTTCTTTGGATCCTGAATTTGAAAAATTCCTTGCAAGTCACTCGAAACAAAGTGGCCCCAGCTCTAGTCCGGTCATCACCAGAACAAAGCCTGCTTCTGGCGCACCCTCTGAAGAAGCAAACCGCTCTCTGGCCCAGATTAAAACACAAAGGGCTAATGTGGATAAAGAAAATCAGGCTCCAACTTCAGTTTCAGCTGTGGTGGAGAAGTCCCTTAATACATCCAGGAAGATTGGTGAATTATCTTATGGAAGTGCACTCTGTCCAGAAGATGATTTAAGCATGGATGTGACTAAAGCTAAGACAGACAGCATGCTGGGATTCACTGATGATGATCCCTTTCAGTGTCTTTTTCCCACACAAGAAATGTACTCCCGCTTTGACAACAGAGTGTCACAGACAGCAGAGAAGACCAAACAACCGCAGAGAAGCAGTAAAACACTGGCATCATTCAACCCTAAAG ATATGACATCCTTGAAGAATCCGGGTGTACATGCTTCTCATCAAAGACACAAG GCCAACCTTGATACAGAAGATGATTACAAAGAGAAAACAATAATGTTCTCTGCAGGTGATGAGTTTATGAATATGACTCAGAGTCACACGGTAAACATTGCCAGTAGTTTATTACCACCTCCGAACCAAAACACTCGTGGAAAAATGGACAATGCTTCATCTCTGGAGGAGAGAAAGCGCGAGACCTGTGGTGCGCCTGGCTCGTCGGCTAATGCTTTGGATCCAGGATTTGAAGACTTCCTTTCAAGTCTCTCTAAACCAGGCGCCTCCAGTGGTAATCCTGCGATTGCCAGAACGGTACCTTCTGCTGCAGCATCCTCTAAGGAAACCGTTGACACAAACAGCTCCCTGTCCCAGCTTCAAAGTAATGTTGGGAAAGGAAGTCAGTCCCTCATTACATCCAGGATCTTTGAAAAATCCATTAATGGAGGTACAATCTGTCCTGAAAACGATGTGAGCATGGATATGACTGAAGCTCAGACGGGCCGCATAATAGGGCTCAGCGCCTCAGATGATCCTTTCCAGTTTCTTTTTCCCACACAAGACATGTACCCCCACTGTGAAGGTCTGAAGAAACAAGAGATGACCTCAGGACAGAAGAACAGCAAAGCGCTGAGGTCATCTAACCGTGCGG GTATGGAAACTGCATTGAAGCCATCTTTGAAGACAAAGGTGCAAAGAAATCCG gtcaaatttgatacggaagatgactgcagagagaaaCCTGAGAGGATTTCTGCATATGATGCATGTATGGatgtgacacaaagtcacactGTAAACATTGTCACTGGTTTCGAGCTGCAGTCGTTTCAAAATGTGGATGTTATGCCTATATGTGGAGAGAAAACCTTTAGGCTCACTACAGATGATACCTCTATGGATATGACCAAGTGCCTCACTGTAAATATTGCGGAATCAGTTCTTCCTGTGAAGAAACAAGAAGATGAGACATGTGGTCTGCCTAGAAACAGATCTTCATCAGCACGCGGTGTGGATCCAAGCTTTAATAAGAGCCTCTCAAAACCAAGTGGGCCCAGTGTCAATCCTGCGGTCGAAAGGATGACGCCTACAGCTGCACAACACGGCATGGGAGACTCATCGAATGGAAGGACAATCTGTCCAGAAGATGATGTAAACATGACTGAAGCTCAAACGGGCCGCATTTTAGGACTCCCAGATACAGATGATACTCCTCGGTGTCTTTTCCCCACACAAGACATTTACCCCCAAAGTGGCAGTTTGAAGAAAGCACAGATGACTTCACGACAGCAGCACAATGAAACACTGGGAACATTCCGTAAAG GTATGGATACCTCGTTGGTGCAAAGAAATCAG GTCAAGTTTGATGCTGATGACGactgcagagagaaaacagTGAAGTTTACTGCTGACGATGCCTGTATGGATATGACAAGAAGTCACACTATAAACATTGCCACTGATTTAAAACTGCAGTCACATCAAAATCTGGACTTTTCCCCTGCTTTTGGAGAGAAGACCATGAGATTCAATATAACTGATGCAGCTATGGATGTGACAAGAAGTcacactgtaaacattgccACTGATTTAAAACTGCAGCCACACCAAGATGTGGACATTTTACCTGCTGGTGGAGAGAAGACAATGAG ATTCAATACAACTGATGCAGCGATGGATGTGACAAGAAGTcacactgtaaacattgccACTGATTTAAAATTGCAGTCACACCAATATGTGGACTCCTTACCTGCTTTTGGAGAGAAGACCATGAGATTCAACACAACTGATGCAGCTATGGATGTGACAAGAAGTcacactgtaaac attgccACCGATTTAAAATTGCAGTCACACCAATATGTGGACTCCTTACCTGCTTTTGGAGAGAAGACCATGAGATTCAACACAACTGATGCAGCTATGGATGTGACAAGAAGTcacactgtaaacattgccACCGATTTCGAACCACAGTCACACCAAGATGTGGACATTTTACCTGCTGGTGGAGAGAAGACAATGAGGTTCGCTGACAATGATGCAGCTATGGATGTGACCCAATGTCTCACTGTAAATATTGCCAGCAATTCAGTATCAGATTCACTTCTTCCACGCCGAGATTCTAATATTTTATTCACCCATAAAGACGTGGATTTTCCTTTATCTGCAAAGAAGACGCATCGTCCGCGCGGAAACCAATCTTCATCCGCACACGCTTTGGATCCAGGGTTTAAAAACTCCCTGTCTAGGAAGAGTGGCCCCTGGGTTAGAGCAGTGGCTCCTGCTGCACCGTCCCCTCAAGAAACTCCAGACACAGATGGCTTACTGGACCAACTTAAAATACAGAAGCCTGATGTGGATACTGAAAAGGTAGCTTTACCTTTTGTTTCAGCTGTCTTGGAGAAGTCAGTGAATAAAACCATGACAGAAGGTCCAGAGCACGATGTAAGCATGAATATGACTGAAGCTCAAACAGGCGGCATTTTGGAACAAACGTATACAGGTGAGCCACCTCAGTGCCTTTCTTCCACACAGGACTTCAATCCTGACCATTTGAAGAAAACCGAGGCAACTCCACAACAGAGAAATGAAGCACTGGGATCCTCCAACCCTGGCCGGGTGGAAATCCCAAACCTTCCCGATTCTCCTGACTCAAATGAAACTGGCACCAGTAAGGAACCCAAATCAAAAAATCTAACTTGTAGTTTATCACAGAAAATGGTGAATTCACCCTCTGCTGTTGACCATGATGTTGATACAGCGCCTTCACGGAAGTCCAGACGGATGAGTTTAGCCGATATTAAGTCAAAAGTAAGGCGTTTGAGTCACATGGTGAGTACAGCTCCTGATACTATTGCCATGGACAGCCACACAGCACCCTTGCCTCACCTGGAACGGGACATGGACAAAACCTCAAACGACAAAACCAAATCCCTACCTGTAACAGAGCCTCAACTTGAGATGGGTTTGGTAAACACAGAAGAAAATACACAAGCTCAATGTGTTCTGCAAGGAGAACAACCCTCTGCTACCACAACTCCTTTCAACTTGAAGACTAAACAACTTATGTCAAGACTCTCGGTGGGAATATTTAAGGCAAAACTCCCCCAAAAAAGAAAACCGGATGATCCAAAGAAGGGGAATTCTGTGGACAAACATCAAAGGACAGTCGCTGTCAATGTTACTAATCAACTGAGCAACTTTGTCGATGATATGAGCGATATTTACAATGAAGAGCTTGATAGCTATGAAGATATGTCTGAAACCCTGGACATAATGAGTCCTCAGAATGCCACTGAAAAAGTGAGTGCTTCCCAAGAGTTCGACATGGATGAGCTTTTAGAGAAAGATGTATCTGAAAAGGACTTTATTAGTCCCGTCAGTGGAAAAAAGAGACCTGTGCCAGCAGATGAAAATAATGTGGAGGATGAGAAGAGACTGAAAGTATCCACTGATGTTGAAATG GGATTTCAGCCTCATGTTGTGGAGTGTGACAGCAACGCTACTACAGTTCCAAGCATGACTACACAGACCACAGATTACTCCAACAGCAGTCACACAGCCAGCATCAGATGTGAAGCTACATTGGAATCAA CTTACAAACAAAGCCTGTTTGAATCCCAGCTAGAAGACTACGCCAATGATGTTCAGAGG AAACTCGATGATGACACTATTACATTGTTAGAGTTCTTTCAACTCTTCAACATAGACTTTGTCATCCATAATCCTCGGCAAAGCATCCTTCCTGGCAGA cTTTTGTCAGACACAGATCGCACACCAATGGATTTATTGAAAGACAGGCACATCAACCGTCCTAAACAGATGGTGTATGAGACAGATGTCCTCAACCTTACAGAGATGGTGGAGGG GTTGAAGGAGCGAATGCGGGACCTAGACAAACCACTGAAGATTGTGAATAGACCTTTGTGGGAAGAAGTGAGAAATTATTCAGAGAAGGAG CTCAAATCTTTTGGTGCCAAACTAAAAGAGAGACATAACCTGTTCAGAAAGTTGAGCAAAGTTCAGTCGCATGAAATGAAGGAGGTGTTGTACTCCAATCTTGTGCAGGCTAATCTG AAGGAGCAACAGAGGCCGAGAGGAATGATCGAGGAAGCAGATGGGATGATAAAAAGCTTGGACGACTGTATTCGTGAATTAGAAACCG AACTTATTGCAGTTGAAGAAAAAGGCTTCGAAGACCAACCAAGTCTGAAATCACGTCAGGAAG aaATACAAAAAGTCACAGAGGCTTTGGAGGATAATAACCG ACAAATATCCGAACTGGAGATGCAGAAGAAGCAGACTTCAAATAAACTGAGCAGGCTGAAAGTGGAGACGAGCAACCTTGAGAGCCACGTCACCGCGCTGCATAT GGTGAATGAATGGAAGTTTGGGGAGAAGAAAGACAACTGCAGTGTCTACACTTTCCTCTATGAGACCTTGATTCTACAGTTGGTGTATGAAAAATCCAATG gaaATGATGCTGCTAATCGGTCTGAGAGGAAAATATCGCACATCACATTGAGTCTTCAACTTGACG ATGAAAAGTCGCTGGGTAATGCCCGCcttgttcacaaactgctctctCAGTACATCGAGGGAGAAACTGACTGGGTGGAGAAATATCCAACGAGCAGACATGTTCCCCAG CTGCTCCATGACGTGAGCCTGGTGGTGAGTCGCTGTCGTCTGCTGGGAGAGGAGTTGCGTCGGCTGAAAACGTGGGGAAGTGTGAGGCTCAACATTCTCAACATGAGCTGTGTGGACACTCA agTGCACTTTGTCTTCAGCAGTCTCAAGACATTTTCCCAGTTTGAGGTGATCTTCTCTGTCAG